The following is a genomic window from Parabacteroides johnsonii DSM 18315.
AGTAATCCGGGTTATCCCAGATATTCTTAAAACTGCCACCATAAGCCGAGTTCGCGCTACGTCCGGCCTGCCATCCGTCATCGATCTGGAAATGAGTGACACCCAACTTGGCTGCCAGTTCCAATTCCTTCAGACAAAAAGCCTCGTTCACACGCGTGTCCTGTCCTCTGTCTCCCCAGGTATTCAGCATCACCATCTCGTCGCGGTCTTCGAGGAACGGGCGGATACGCATCTGGTAATTACGAAGCGCCATCCGTTTCTGTTTCTCACCCGAACGAAATGTTCCGGTCACATAGCTATAAGCCTTTGTCCACTCGTCAGTCTTTATATCCGCACTGTCGACACCCAAACCGACCATTCGGAAAGTACCCTCGCTCACCAGATAATCACCTCCCGGATAGTAGAGTTGTACATTTGACGTAGGTGCCTCTTTCAACATGAAAAAGCCAGCTTCCTTCTCCGTATTCTCTGCAAAGAGCAGATTGCCACGATAGAGACAATCCCGGTAAGAAAGCGCATGAACAGGACGAACCAGCGTATTGAAACGGTCGGTGACGTCAAAGAACTCCACCGCCTCCAGCTGCCAGTGCTTTCCTTCCAGCATAAGCTGTTCCATCACCGGGACATTTCCGCCCTGCGAATTTTGCGTCAGTTTTTCTATATTCTGCAAGTCGGCAGGATTATCCAATGCCTTTATCCATTTCTGCGAAGCCTGTCCTTTCAGATACAATTCGCAAGCGATGGCAGGACAGTCAGGATAGATCTTGAGAATTTTCCTCACCTGCAAATTGCCGGCTTTATACTCCACCGTAGCACGAAGATGGTGTGTATATTGCAAAGAAGCAGGTACTTCCTCTATCCGGATAGAAGCTTCGCTCCCCTCCTTTTCCTCTCCGGGAAGGGAAAGGTCCGGCTGGTTGTTCCGAAGCTGCCAGGCTAAGCCATTTCCCTTGTCTTCCAGTTTACAAGTAATCAGATTACCGTTATTCCAAAGCCAGCTACGCTTGATCTGATTGTTTTCGATCGTCAGCGTATCTTGTTTCAACTCTATCTTACAATCTCCCGCCGCCTTCCTATATGGTTGAACAGCAGAGACCGGAGCGGTCAAAATTAATGAGAACAGGGTTGCCCCTAACAACTGTTTTTTCATATTGATATTGAAATATTATAAATGATTTCCTTACAGGTAGGCAGCCACCTTATTGCGGTCCGTTTCGACTGTCTCAAACTCGGAAGAAACGATACTGCTGCCCATCGGGACATTCTCGTTCCGGTATTCCATTTTGCTGTAGACGATGCTGCGGGCGGATGTATGGAACTCCTTTGCCCCTGTTTCCGCTTCGATACGGGAGATGTTATTTTCCCGAACTCCGCATCCCGGCATGATTATGATGCGTCCTGCTGCACGTTTCACCAGTTCGGCAATGAGAGGAATCCCTTTCACGGCATCAGACTGCTGGCCGGAAGTCAGGATACGGTCGCAGCCCAGCTCGATCAACTGTTCCAATGCGGCAAAGGGATCGCGGCAGACATCAAAAGCCCGGTGACAGGTGACAGACAGCGGCTTGGCTGCCTCGATCAGACGGCGCATCAAAGGGACGTCGATATCCCCGTCTTTCGTCAGGCAACCAAAGACTACGCCGTGCACCTTCAACTGCTTGCACAGTTCGATATCCAGCAACATCGACTGAACCTCTGCCGGTGCATAAAGGAAGTCGCCTCCACGCGGACGGATAATCACATTTATATCGATAGACGAAGTGAGTGCCTGCGCCGTCCGGATCTCCCCATAGCTGGGTGTCGTTCCCCCTTCCGGAATTCCGGCACAAAGTTCCACACGTTTAGCTCCTCCGGCTTCTGCTTCCACACAGCTTTGTGCGGAGTTGGCACAAATTTCGATAATACGAGTCGGTTTCATACGATTTTTACCTTTATTGTTTCTACTATATACAAAGATAAAACTATTATGCGAAACTTCCCTATATTCCCAGGAGAGAGATGCCGAATTGCATGGGCATCCATCTCAAAACGGATGCCTGTCAATGCGGAAACGGATGCCTGTCGAACTTCAAACGAATACCAACCTGAATAAAACCTTTCGCCTCCAACCTGAACAAGACACAAAAAACCTGCCAAGTCTGCCAAGTCTGCCGGGCCTTCTTAAAAAAGAGACATTTTACAAAGGATGTGTAACAAAAGTAAACAAACAATTATAGATCAATATATTACTATATAGAACAAAAGGAGAAGATAAAACTTAAGGTCACAAAACAAGGTTCTTCCACGGACATTTATCTGTTACTTTTGGCTTGATCCAAAAGTAACCAAAAGATCAAGGCTTAACCGTCTGGGCTACTCCGGGCAAAGGCTACGCTGTCGCCTGCGAAACTCGCTTCGCTCAGACAGCGCAGTCTCCTGCCGCTCCGCCTTTACCCTCCGCTTGACGCCCATCCGCTTAGGCCTTTCATAGAAAGCTACGCTTTCTCTTAGGATGGACGATACCGACAGTTCTTTTGTAGAAAGTACGTCAAAATCCCCTTGTTCCGAAACACCCTCACAAGTGCGAGGACAAGCACGGAGGCAAACACAGGGACAAGCCCGTTCCCGCACTTGATGCGGGATCGCAGAGAAGCAGGCGGTATCGGCCATCCCCAAAGAGCCGTCAGGCTCTATCTCCGGCCTAAGCTGGTGAGCGTTAAGCGTAGTGACCGCAGTGAGCGTCCGGAGCGTCTGCTGTTTGAGCGAAGCGAGTTTCGGACGCGACAGCGAACGGAGGGAACGGAGTAGCGAAGCAGCTTAAGCCTTGATCTTTTGGTTACTTTTGGATCAAGCCAAAAGTAACAAATAAATGTCCGTGAAAAATTATTTTTCCACCCTCAAACTAAACAAAAATAAAGGGGAATAATAATAACGTAATAATAATCAAAACATTACAAACAAACCATTCTATATCCCCTCCAGGAAAAAGGTCTAGGCAGATTTAGCAGACTTGGCAGACATTCTGCTTTTTTACTCCTATGAAAGCAGGGATATAAAAAGTAGCCTACAACTCTGTAAGTGCTTTCCAAAGGGAATCCACAGGCACAGGAGCGACAATGCTGACCGGTTGTTTCGATACGGGATGGATGAATTCGGCACTGCGGGAATGCAGGCTGATGCCACCGTCCGGATTAGAACGGGGAAAGCCGTATTTCAAGTCACCTTTGATAGGACAGCCCATCTTGGCAAGCTGGCAACGGATTTGATGATGACGACCTGTTTTCAGATCTACAGCCAACAGATAATAGTTTTCCGAGCGGGCAATCACCTTATAACGCAGGATCGCTTTCTTGGCATTCGGACGCTCCGTATCATAAGCATAGCTTTTGTTTTGCTTTTCGTTACGTACCAGCCAATTAACAAGTTCTCCCTCTTCTGACGGCGGACAATTCTTCACGATTGCCCAATAGGTCTTCTTTACCTCGCCAACCCGGAACATCTCGTTCAGACGGGCGAGCGCCTTGCTCGTTTTGGCAAATAACACGACACCGCTGACCGGGCGGTCCAAGCGATGCGTAACACCGACAAACACGTTTCCGGGTTTACAATACTTCTCTTTCAGCCATGCCTTCAGCATGTCCGAAAGAGGAGTATCACCGGTTTTATCTCCTTGAACAATCTCGCGGCAAGTCTTATTCACCGCAATGATATGATTGTCTTCGTAAATAACCTCCATGATTTCAAATTTATGATTTATGATTTATGGATTTATGATTTTGCAAAACAAACGTCACCTACATAAATCATAAATTATAAATCATAAATCTCTTTACATATTCATACCGCCATCAACCTGAATCACCTGGCCTGAGACATAAGAAGACATATCGGAAGCCAGGAATGTAGCGATATTGGCCACATCTTCAGGCGTACCGCCACGACGCAAAGGAATTTTCTTTGCCCATTCTGCCTTTACTTCTTCCGGCAGACCGGCTGTCATATCTGTTATGATAAAGCCCGGAGCAATTGCATTGGCACGGATACCGCGTGAACCCAATTCCTGCGCGATAGACTTAGCCAGACCGATCATACCGGCTTTGGATGCCGAATAGTTGCTCTGGCCGGCATTACCGTGTACACCTACGACAGAAGCCATATTGATGATGCTGCCCGAACGCTGTTTCATCATCACCGGAGTACAAGCGTGGATGAAGTTGAAAGCAGATTTCAGATTGACGCCGATGACAGCATCCCACTGGCCTTCGCTCATACGCATCATCAGACCGTCTTTCGTGATGCCCGCATTGTTTACGAGGATATCCACACGACCGAAATCTTTTACGACTTCAGCTACGACATTGTGTGTTTCTTCAAAATTAGCAGCGTTTGAAGCATAGCCTTTTGCTTTTACACCCAATGCCTCGATTTCCTTCTGGGTAGCCAGACCGTTTTCGTCGATCACCAAATCCGTGAATGCGATGTTTGCACCTTCTGCGGCAAACTTCAATGCGATCGCCTTACCAATACCGCGTGCGGCACCGGTAACGATTGCCACTTTACCTTCTAATAATTTCATATTAATTCCGTTTTAAATTCAACACTTAATCAAGCAAGCACCCGTAGAATAGCCACCGCCGAACACGGTAATGGCAACCAGGTCGCCGTTCTTGAAACTATGATCATTCTGGGCATATACCAACGCTGAGCTTACCGAACCGGTATTTCCCAATTCTTCAATATTATGCAGGAACTTCTCTTCCGGCAGATTGAGCTGTTTAGCGATATTGGACATGATACGCATATTGGCCTGGTGGCCGATGAAATATGTTAGGTTGTCCAGCGTATAGCCATTTTTTTCCAGCAGATAGAGCACGTTCTTCGGCATATAGGTACAAGCCTGGATAAACACGTCACGTCCTTCCGGCATCATGATACCGCCGTCGCGCGGACGAAGGTGA
Proteins encoded in this region:
- a CDS encoding RluA family pseudouridine synthase, which translates into the protein MEVIYEDNHIIAVNKTCREIVQGDKTGDTPLSDMLKAWLKEKYCKPGNVFVGVTHRLDRPVSGVVLFAKTSKALARLNEMFRVGEVKKTYWAIVKNCPPSEEGELVNWLVRNEKQNKSYAYDTERPNAKKAILRYKVIARSENYYLLAVDLKTGRHHQIRCQLAKMGCPIKGDLKYGFPRSNPDGGISLHSRSAEFIHPVSKQPVSIVAPVPVDSLWKALTEL
- the fabG gene encoding 3-oxoacyl-[acyl-carrier-protein] reductase: MKLLEGKVAIVTGAARGIGKAIALKFAAEGANIAFTDLVIDENGLATQKEIEALGVKAKGYASNAANFEETHNVVAEVVKDFGRVDILVNNAGITKDGLMMRMSEGQWDAVIGVNLKSAFNFIHACTPVMMKQRSGSIINMASVVGVHGNAGQSNYSASKAGMIGLAKSIAQELGSRGIRANAIAPGFIITDMTAGLPEEVKAEWAKKIPLRRGGTPEDVANIATFLASDMSSYVSGQVIQVDGGMNM
- a CDS encoding alpha-galactosidase, giving the protein MKKQLLGATLFSLILTAPVSAVQPYRKAAGDCKIELKQDTLTIENNQIKRSWLWNNGNLITCKLEDKGNGLAWQLRNNQPDLSLPGEEKEGSEASIRIEEVPASLQYTHHLRATVEYKAGNLQVRKILKIYPDCPAIACELYLKGQASQKWIKALDNPADLQNIEKLTQNSQGGNVPVMEQLMLEGKHWQLEAVEFFDVTDRFNTLVRPVHALSYRDCLYRGNLLFAENTEKEAGFFMLKEAPTSNVQLYYPGGDYLVSEGTFRMVGLGVDSADIKTDEWTKAYSYVTGTFRSGEKQKRMALRNYQMRIRPFLEDRDEMVMLNTWGDRGQDTRVNEAFCLKELELAAKLGVTHFQIDDGWQAGRSANSAYGGSFKNIWDNPDYWTPDPDRFPNGLAPIVKRGKELGIEVCLWFNPSIQHDYADWQKDADALIALYEKYGIRTFKIDGTFFDNKLAESRLRSLYNRVMEATGWKAVLNLDATAGRRGGYFFFNEYGNIFLENRYTDWGNYYPYWSLRNLWMLSRYVAPQSLQIEFLNKWRNKEKYAGDKFAPSTYSFDYLFAITMAAQPLAWFEASNLPDEAFPTGGVIQKYKTVQHDFHTGYVFPVGDEPSGKSWCGFQSVKDRKGYFLLFRESNEEESFDMDTFFEPGEQVEFTPVLGAGKAFRSIAGKDGRIRFSLSEPNSYVLYSYRVL
- a CDS encoding copper homeostasis protein CutC produces the protein MKPTRIIEICANSAQSCVEAEAGGAKRVELCAGIPEGGTTPSYGEIRTAQALTSSIDINVIIRPRGGDFLYAPAEVQSMLLDIELCKQLKVHGVVFGCLTKDGDIDVPLMRRLIEAAKPLSVTCHRAFDVCRDPFAALEQLIELGCDRILTSGQQSDAVKGIPLIAELVKRAAGRIIIMPGCGVRENNISRIEAETGAKEFHTSARSIVYSKMEYRNENVPMGSSIVSSEFETVETDRNKVAAYL